A single genomic interval of Celeribacter indicus harbors:
- a CDS encoding IclR family transcriptional regulator domain-containing protein, with translation MLNKPTDYVASLVKGLRVIEAFGAETPRLSISEAAGASGLDRATARRVLLTLHREGYAEYDGKFFTLTPRVLRLGMAALASLPLSQIVQPWLDQLSEQIGQSCSVALLDETEIVYIARAAQKRVMSIGLMPGSRLPAYCTSMGRVLLAALPREKARALVEASDLTPRTPRSATDPEEIMARIDRARAQGFAILSEEVETGLCSIAVPLIDGRGRVVAALNTGMAAGQQTDGELEETYLPKLLKVQAGLRRVI, from the coding sequence ATGTTGAACAAACCCACCGACTACGTCGCCTCCCTCGTGAAGGGGCTGAGGGTGATCGAAGCCTTCGGCGCGGAGACGCCGCGCCTCTCGATCTCCGAAGCCGCCGGCGCGAGCGGGCTCGACCGCGCCACTGCGCGCCGGGTGCTGCTGACGCTGCACCGGGAGGGCTATGCGGAGTATGACGGCAAGTTCTTCACCCTCACGCCGCGGGTGCTGCGCCTCGGCATGGCCGCGCTCGCCTCGCTGCCGCTGTCGCAGATCGTCCAGCCCTGGCTCGACCAGCTTTCCGAACAGATCGGGCAGAGCTGCTCCGTCGCGCTGCTCGACGAGACGGAGATCGTCTATATCGCCCGCGCCGCACAGAAGCGGGTGATGTCGATCGGCCTGATGCCGGGCTCGCGGCTTCCGGCCTATTGCACCTCGATGGGCCGGGTGCTGCTCGCCGCCCTGCCGCGCGAGAAGGCGCGGGCGCTCGTCGAGGCCTCCGACCTCACCCCGCGCACCCCGCGCTCCGCGACCGATCCCGAGGAGATCATGGCGCGGATCGACCGGGCGCGGGCGCAGGGGTTCGCGATCCTCAGCGAGGAGGTCGAAACCGGCCTGTGCTCCATCGCCGTGCCGCTGATCGACGGGCGCGGGCGGGTGGTCGCGGCGCTCAACACCGGCATGGCGGCGGGCCAGCAGACCGACGGGGAACTCGAGGAGACCTATCTCCCGAAGCTCCTGAAGGTACAGGCGGGGCTGAGACGGGTGATCTGA